GTGCCCGGATGGTGCTTTCCGTTTCGGTGATTTCCACGATGGCGTCGGCCAGGCCGGTCACGACCTTGGCCTCGGTGGCGCCCCAGGAGAACTCCACGTTGACGCGGATGTTCAGGTTGGCGAAAAACCGCTTGGTGAAATTGACCAGTTCGGTGGAAATGGTTTTGCCTTCCAGGTCTTCCAGGGATTTGATCGGGGAGTCATTGGCCACCGCCAGCACCCAGCGGGCGGGCCGGGCGCTGACCTTGGAATAGACCAGGTCGGCCACCACCTGAACATTCGAGCCGTTTTCCGCGGTCCAGTCCAGGCCGGTCAGGCCGCCGTCCAGGGTGCCGTGCTCGACATTGCGGGACATCTCCTGGGCCCGGCACAGGGAGCAGCTGATATGCTCGTCGTTGATTTCCGGAAAATAGCTTCGGTCGTTGACGTTGATCTTCCAGCCCGACTTCTTGAACAGTTCGATGGTGGCGTTCTGCAGGCTTCCCTTGGGGATTCCCAGCTTCAGTATCTTGCTCATTTTTTGTAAACCTCCGACGGGTCGAAGACAAGTTCCTGGGTAATGACGGCTTCGCCGTTGTTTTTAACCTGTGTGAAAAAACAGCTTCGGTATCCCTTGTGGCAGGCGGCGCCGGTCTGCTCCACCCGGAAGAGCACGGTGTCAAGATCGCAGTCCACGCGGATCTCCCGGATCCGCTGGACATGGCCGGATGTCTCGCCTTTTACCCAGAGCGCGTCCCGGGACCGGCTGTAATAGGCGGCTTTTCCCGAAGTCAGGGAAAGTTCCCAGGCGGCCTGGTTGATATAGGCCAGCATCAGAACTTCTCCTGTCTGATAGTCCTGAACAATGGCGGGAATCAACCCGCCGGATTTTTTGAAATCAAGT
Above is a genomic segment from Thermodesulfobacteriota bacterium containing:
- the hisG gene encoding ATP phosphoribosyltransferase codes for the protein MSKILKLGIPKGSLQNATIELFKKSGWKINVNDRSYFPEINDEHISCSLCRAQEMSRNVEHGTLDGGLTGLDWTAENGSNVQVVADLVYSKVSARPARWVLAVANDSPIKSLEDLEGKTISTELVNFTKRFFANLNIRVNVEFSWGATEAKVVTGLADAIVEITETESTIRAHNLRVIHELMQTHTQLIANHDAWKDPFKKAKLKQIALLLNGALKGDRMVGLKMNAPGDKLDKVIELLPSLNAPTVASLYRSDWYAVETVVASDAVRDLIPRLMAHGAEGIIEYPLNKVI
- the hisI gene encoding phosphoribosyl-AMP cyclohydrolase — its product is MIQLDFKKSGGLIPAIVQDYQTGEVLMLAYINQAAWELSLTSGKAAYYSRSRDALWVKGETSGHVQRIREIRVDCDLDTVLFRVEQTGAACHKGYRSCFFTQVKNNGEAVITQELVFDPSEVYKK